In Halorientalis sp. LT38, a genomic segment contains:
- a CDS encoding DUF7269 family protein, producing MISRTRLLVGGGAVGLLAAATLALAPGLLPIPRSQLASAMDSLTGTVGLAALAVVAGLTAAVQGLWSSTTPSRPPPLPVDGDLTDEDADGTVVGDDFDARLAAVSRVGGRSAESEAVLREELRRLATDVYERTHRCDWETAARAVEDGSWTDDPAAAAFVGGADAPDVPLRLWFRDMLGERGAFHRQTIRTIRAIYALEAADRATESTESAPEDAAEEVSGA from the coding sequence GTGATCTCCCGGACTCGCCTGCTGGTCGGTGGTGGCGCTGTCGGGCTGCTCGCGGCGGCGACGCTCGCGCTCGCCCCCGGTCTCCTGCCGATCCCGCGGTCACAGCTTGCGTCGGCGATGGACTCGCTGACCGGGACGGTCGGGCTGGCGGCGCTGGCCGTCGTCGCCGGCCTGACCGCCGCGGTCCAGGGGCTGTGGTCCTCTACGACCCCGTCGCGCCCGCCGCCGCTGCCGGTCGACGGCGACCTGACCGACGAGGACGCCGACGGGACGGTGGTAGGGGACGACTTCGACGCCCGACTCGCGGCGGTCAGCCGGGTCGGGGGTCGCTCCGCCGAGTCGGAGGCGGTCCTCCGGGAGGAGCTCCGGCGGTTGGCGACGGACGTCTACGAGCGGACCCACCGCTGTGACTGGGAGACGGCCGCCCGCGCGGTCGAGGACGGGAGCTGGACAGACGACCCGGCCGCGGCGGCGTTCGTCGGCGGGGCCGACGCCCCCGACGTCCCGCTGCGGCTCTGGTTCCGGGACATGCTCGGCGAACGCGGGGCCTTCCACCGCCAGACGATCCGGACGATCCGGGCCATCTACGCGCTCGAAGCCGCCGACCGGGCGACCG
- a CDS encoding transglutaminase domain-containing protein, with amino-acid sequence MASEAATATRERARTAVAVLAITGFVLVAVVLPVVGADAPGGSLLDREGAGEAGTGDGSGALGDVLGGRNASGGGGEGSLVEGLVGSLSGGDPGSAGQGSGGGAGERLGDGGGFGALDPGERTGVGSQGAPLSDSLRNQSAEPHFLVQSSAATYWRTGAYARYTGDGWEGRGEATSGNWPREPTTAADDRETITQRYRLLQPAGSLPAAWQPTDVGVDDATDVRVTDQGGLRYAGGLSTNATYTVTSAAPPRDPGRLRAAGTDYPNEIESRYVDGAGDGSDRLESFTDDLTADADTPYDQAVAIEGWLEANKRYSLNASHEGGDVAEQFVFEMERGYCEYFATAMAVMLRSQDIPARYVVGYSTGEPRSNDTYLVRAMNAHAWVEMYVPGTGWVRFDPTPGRERLASEFRAYQRAAENGDAEGAARRFLESASREDGGNPFDPDGQESASGGESGPDPGDGSGEGDDGTDGSGEGDGAENASEDAETYNHTESGSPGETFDPASEASVQVSLSSDPVPGQRVGVRVERDGDPVPGVAVAFDGRRIGVTNESGQVSGEVPFSAQLDVTVSVPDDEGGPAGSAALALPTTLAGSSPAAPLQNETNTTRTFDVPTAIAVGVEGDPAPGASVTVNATIAGSPVSQAAVTVNGTDVGRTGSDGRLDVTLPVRERASIRVERGEAAGNRTLRLADLNVTVSGFALPGLSVTATVTDGGEPVPGATVSAGGETVETGSDGTATVSLPLSPGATVTAETPAGLTESQPVQMRYLTAGFLAVLAILAVAGAVMLRSRAVAAGRSLREQVRVALHWLSGAFVAGLVALAVRGEALLAALPAHLRRLRSALAEAIQAFVAAVRAREFDLGRLPAPRAILTHLFAALARLVGRVGASLSGRDSNPEPDPPAATAAATDDPTPDARERVRRAWREFRAQVPVADHRTKTPGELARSGVDAGFPRSAVRTLRDAIRDVEYGRRDPAGYVDAVDEAQRELSKAGGDGAESAAATDGGEASDGSAESPDGSENA; translated from the coding sequence ATGGCATCCGAGGCGGCAACGGCAACGCGCGAGCGAGCACGGACTGCTGTCGCGGTCCTGGCCATCACCGGGTTCGTCCTCGTCGCGGTCGTCTTGCCCGTCGTCGGCGCGGACGCGCCGGGCGGGTCGCTGCTCGACCGCGAGGGCGCAGGCGAGGCGGGGACCGGCGACGGGAGCGGCGCGCTCGGCGACGTCCTCGGCGGCCGGAACGCGAGCGGCGGTGGCGGCGAGGGATCGCTCGTCGAGGGGCTCGTGGGCTCGCTCTCGGGCGGCGACCCTGGAAGCGCGGGCCAGGGAAGCGGCGGCGGCGCGGGCGAGCGACTCGGCGACGGCGGCGGGTTCGGCGCGCTCGATCCGGGCGAGCGGACGGGGGTCGGGTCGCAGGGCGCGCCGCTTTCCGACAGCCTCCGGAATCAGTCCGCGGAGCCGCACTTCCTCGTGCAAAGCTCGGCGGCGACCTACTGGCGGACCGGGGCCTACGCCCGCTACACCGGTGACGGCTGGGAGGGCCGGGGCGAGGCGACGTCGGGGAACTGGCCACGCGAGCCGACGACGGCCGCCGACGACCGCGAGACGATCACGCAGCGCTACCGCCTGCTCCAGCCCGCCGGCTCGCTCCCGGCGGCCTGGCAGCCGACCGACGTCGGCGTCGACGACGCGACCGACGTGCGCGTGACCGACCAGGGCGGCCTCCGGTACGCCGGGGGGCTCTCGACGAACGCGACCTACACGGTGACCAGCGCGGCACCGCCGCGGGACCCCGGGCGACTCCGGGCCGCAGGGACCGACTATCCCAACGAGATCGAATCGCGCTACGTCGACGGCGCCGGGGACGGCTCCGACCGTCTCGAGTCCTTCACCGACGACCTGACCGCGGACGCGGACACCCCCTACGACCAGGCCGTCGCCATCGAGGGGTGGCTGGAGGCGAACAAGCGGTACTCGCTGAACGCCAGCCACGAGGGGGGCGACGTGGCCGAGCAGTTCGTCTTCGAGATGGAGCGGGGCTACTGCGAGTACTTCGCGACGGCCATGGCGGTCATGCTCCGGAGCCAGGACATCCCGGCGCGGTACGTCGTCGGCTACTCGACCGGGGAACCCCGTTCGAACGACACGTACCTCGTGCGCGCGATGAACGCGCACGCGTGGGTCGAGATGTACGTGCCCGGCACCGGCTGGGTCCGGTTCGACCCGACGCCGGGCCGCGAGCGCCTGGCCAGCGAGTTCCGCGCCTACCAGCGCGCCGCCGAGAACGGCGACGCCGAGGGCGCCGCCCGGCGCTTCCTCGAATCCGCGAGCCGCGAGGACGGCGGGAACCCCTTCGATCCGGACGGCCAGGAGTCCGCCAGCGGGGGCGAGAGCGGACCCGACCCCGGGGACGGCTCGGGCGAGGGTGACGACGGCACGGACGGCTCAGGCGAGGGAGATGGCGCCGAGAACGCGAGCGAGGACGCGGAGACGTACAACCACACGGAGTCCGGCAGTCCGGGCGAGACGTTCGACCCGGCGAGCGAGGCGAGCGTCCAGGTGTCGCTGTCGAGCGATCCCGTTCCGGGCCAGCGAGTCGGCGTCCGCGTCGAGCGCGACGGCGACCCGGTGCCGGGCGTGGCGGTAGCCTTCGACGGTCGCCGGATCGGCGTCACGAACGAGTCCGGGCAGGTCAGCGGCGAGGTCCCCTTCTCCGCACAGCTCGACGTGACCGTCTCGGTTCCCGACGACGAGGGCGGACCGGCCGGGAGTGCGGCGCTCGCACTCCCGACGACGCTCGCGGGATCGAGTCCCGCGGCCCCCCTGCAAAACGAGACCAACACCACCAGAACCTTCGACGTGCCGACGGCGATCGCGGTCGGCGTCGAAGGCGATCCGGCGCCCGGCGCGTCCGTGACCGTGAACGCGACCATCGCTGGAAGTCCGGTCTCGCAGGCCGCAGTGACGGTCAACGGGACCGACGTCGGTCGCACAGGTTCAGACGGCCGGCTGGACGTGACCCTGCCCGTTCGCGAGCGGGCGTCGATCCGGGTCGAGCGCGGCGAGGCGGCGGGCAACCGGACCCTGCGACTGGCCGATCTGAACGTGACCGTCTCCGGGTTCGCGTTGCCGGGCCTCTCCGTCACGGCGACCGTCACTGACGGGGGCGAACCGGTCCCGGGCGCCACCGTCTCCGCCGGGGGCGAGACGGTCGAAACCGGTTCGGACGGAACGGCAACCGTCTCGCTCCCGCTCTCGCCCGGCGCTACCGTGACTGCCGAGACGCCGGCCGGGCTCACCGAGAGCCAGCCAGTACAGATGCGCTACCTGACGGCCGGCTTCCTCGCGGTGCTGGCGATCCTCGCCGTCGCCGGGGCGGTGATGCTCCGCTCCCGCGCGGTCGCGGCCGGGCGATCCCTGCGCGAGCAGGTCCGGGTCGCGCTCCACTGGCTCTCCGGCGCGTTCGTCGCCGGTCTGGTCGCCCTCGCGGTCCGCGGCGAGGCGCTGCTCGCGGCGCTGCCCGCCCACCTGCGCCGATTGCGTTCCGCACTGGCCGAGGCGATCCAGGCATTCGTCGCCGCCGTCCGCGCCCGGGAGTTCGACCTCGGGCGGTTGCCCGCGCCGCGAGCCATCCTGACACACCTTTTCGCCGCACTCGCGAGGCTCGTCGGGCGCGTCGGTGCTTCCTTGTCCGGACGGGACTCGAACCCGGAGCCGGACCCGCCGGCGGCGACGGCAGCGGCGACCGACGACCCGACGCCGGACGCACGCGAACGGGTGCGGCGGGCCTGGCGTGAGTTCCGCGCGCAGGTGCCCGTCGCGGACCACCGGACGAAGACCCCCGGCGAACTCGCCCGCTCGGGCGTCGACGCGGGGTTCCCCCGGAGCGCCGTTCGGACGCTCCGGGACGCGATCCGGGACGTGGAGTACGGCCGGCGCGACCCCGCCGGGTACGTCGACGCCGTCGACGAGGCGCAGCGGGAACTTTCGAAGGCGGGCGGAGACGGTGCCGAGAGCGCGGCGGCCACAGACGGCGGCGAGGCCAGTGATGGATCGGCGGAATCACCGGACGGGAGTGAGAACGCGTGA